The following proteins are encoded in a genomic region of Limosilactobacillus reuteri subsp. reuteri:
- a CDS encoding MFS transporter yields the protein MLCSILFSTERIKGDEKVELQQRRTIVTGALLLSNIMAGMDGTIVNTALPAITSDLHGLQYMGWIIATFLLGMAVATPLWSKFGEHKGNKQAYITATSMFLVGAIFQGLAPNILWFIIARTVMGIGAGGMNTIPFIVFAELYDNLKKRAQVLGIASACFGTASIIGPLLGGWIVDALSWHWVFYVNVPIALIAITIISLFYKNVKKQAAGKPVDYLGATLLVVSLVIILVAVQLIGSASGLVVGCLIVVGLLLLGGMIKVDSKAVDPIVPSRLFKNRELVIDFTLFVIIWGSFIAFVTYIPMWAQGILGLSALLGGMTQIPGAVTNFIGSELVPVLQERWGKYWIVTCGAASIFIAYLGIMIGGQKTPFWLILFMGAFEGFGVGLVFNILQINVQTDAELRDVPIATSLGYLLRILSQTLMSAVYGVILNQELFQGVQTHRGITLRMLNKLSNAQTASSLPDKLLPTMRTILYNGYRDIIIAAVILIVIALILVVILGWQNHCHQRELMALGNLKDTKS from the coding sequence ATGCTCTGTTCCATCCTCTTTAGTACGGAGAGAATTAAAGGGGATGAAAAAGTGGAATTACAACAACGACGAACAATTGTTACTGGTGCGTTGTTACTATCTAACATCATGGCGGGAATGGATGGTACGATTGTAAATACAGCCTTGCCAGCTATTACCAGTGACCTTCATGGGTTGCAATATATGGGGTGGATCATCGCAACTTTTCTTTTGGGAATGGCTGTTGCGACCCCATTATGGAGTAAGTTTGGTGAGCATAAGGGAAACAAGCAAGCCTATATTACTGCTACCTCCATGTTTTTAGTTGGAGCAATCTTTCAAGGATTAGCTCCTAATATTTTATGGTTTATTATCGCGCGAACTGTAATGGGAATTGGTGCTGGAGGAATGAATACAATCCCGTTTATTGTTTTTGCTGAATTGTACGACAACCTAAAAAAACGAGCTCAAGTATTGGGAATTGCCAGTGCTTGTTTTGGAACTGCTTCGATTATTGGTCCCCTCCTCGGTGGATGGATTGTTGACGCGTTGAGCTGGCACTGGGTTTTCTATGTTAATGTACCGATTGCTTTAATTGCGATTACGATCATTAGCTTGTTCTATAAGAATGTGAAAAAGCAAGCTGCCGGTAAGCCAGTTGATTATCTTGGAGCGACTTTACTGGTAGTCAGTTTAGTAATTATTTTAGTAGCTGTTCAATTGATTGGTTCAGCTTCTGGCTTAGTAGTGGGCTGTTTAATAGTTGTTGGTCTCTTATTGCTTGGCGGAATGATAAAAGTTGACAGTAAGGCGGTCGACCCAATTGTTCCTAGCCGTCTGTTTAAAAATCGCGAACTAGTAATTGATTTTACTTTATTCGTCATAATTTGGGGCTCATTTATTGCATTTGTCACTTATATTCCAATGTGGGCTCAGGGAATTTTAGGTTTAAGTGCGCTGCTTGGCGGAATGACGCAAATTCCAGGTGCGGTTACTAACTTTATTGGTTCAGAATTAGTACCGGTATTGCAGGAACGGTGGGGAAAATACTGGATTGTTACCTGTGGTGCAGCCTCAATTTTTATTGCTTATTTAGGAATAATGATTGGGGGACAAAAAACACCATTCTGGCTTATTTTATTCATGGGTGCTTTTGAAGGATTCGGTGTTGGTCTTGTCTTTAATATTTTACAGATTAATGTTCAAACAGATGCTGAATTACGGGATGTGCCAATTGCTACTTCACTAGGATACTTATTGCGAATTTTGAGCCAGACCCTTATGTCCGCGGTTTATGGCGTTATTCTTAACCAAGAGCTATTCCAGGGTGTTCAAACGCACCGCGGAATTACCTTAAGAATGCTAAATAAATTATCGAATGCCCAAACTGCTAGTAGCCTTCCAGATAAGCTTTTACCAACCATGCGTACGATACTTTATAATGGATATCGCGACATTATCATTGCGGCAGTAATTTTAATCGTTATTGCCTTAATTTTGGTTGTGATTTTAGGCTGGCAAAATCATTGTCACCAACGCGAGCTAATGGCTTTAGGTAATCTTAAAGACACAAAATCTTAA
- a CDS encoding uracil-DNA glycosylase, which yields MIAEYPPTLLAEVKEKTKDRQLTGFTPGQGPLNPDLMLVGEAPGRHEEKVNIPFSGASGQELMKLIESIGYSRSTVYITSVVRQRPYSIKKVVDKKTGEVIEKKPNRTPTKKEVLAFAPLFDWELAQVKPKIIVTLGNTALQRLLGSQANISKLHGQLLHEKIQRTNDAHDGYELTADKHWIMPMYHPAAVLYARRLEPTIKADWQQLGQDIKKMKK from the coding sequence ATGATTGCAGAATATCCGCCAACACTCCTGGCAGAGGTAAAAGAAAAAACAAAGGATCGACAATTAACAGGCTTTACTCCAGGTCAAGGACCACTTAATCCAGACTTGATGTTAGTAGGAGAGGCTCCTGGTCGTCATGAAGAAAAGGTAAATATTCCTTTTTCTGGTGCTTCCGGTCAAGAACTGATGAAATTGATTGAATCAATCGGATATTCGCGTTCAACCGTTTATATTACCAGTGTAGTTCGTCAACGGCCTTATAGTATTAAAAAGGTAGTTGATAAGAAGACGGGTGAAGTAATTGAAAAAAAGCCTAACCGTACTCCCACTAAAAAAGAAGTCTTAGCATTTGCCCCTTTGTTTGATTGGGAACTAGCACAAGTTAAGCCGAAAATTATTGTTACGCTTGGCAATACGGCTTTACAACGGCTGCTTGGTAGTCAGGCTAATATTAGTAAGCTTCATGGGCAACTTCTCCACGAAAAAATTCAACGAACTAATGATGCGCATGATGGTTATGAGTTGACGGCTGACAAGCATTGGATTATGCCAATGTATCATCCGGCCGCAGTACTCTATGCCCGCCGATTGGAGCCTACTATTAAAGCAGATTGGCAACAGTTAGGGCAGGATATTAAGAAAATGAAAAAATAA
- a CDS encoding threonine/serine ThrE exporter family protein gives MSKDKEISANDFEPTEHLSDKHHMAIPWHDFFTNDNFTPAYEANLVERAAIVGRIGLMMLSYGTGAWRVRDSMNTVARTLKMTCSVDIGLVSLEYTCMDAHHSYTQAISLPSTSVNTTKLSQMERFIKEFDQNGSEMTIGEIHSRLEEIAHSKGNYAPYQVGLAAALACSAFVFLLGGGPVEMFCSFIGAGLGNYVRRKMIDHHITLFAGVAVAVAVACLSYLLALSLMQLTFNVSSRHEAGYIGAMLFIIPGFPFITSGLDISKLDMRSGLERMTYAIAIITVATLVGWIVALMVNLRPENFQALPLSALMLFLLRLPASFCGVFGFSIMFNSTPKMAAIAGCIGAIANTLRLELTDLTGIPAGAAAFLGALVAGLLASIVKRKIQYPQISITVPSIVIMVPGLYMYRAMYNIGLTSISVGTLWMTKALMIVVFLPMGLIAARILTDSKWRHNG, from the coding sequence TTGAGTAAGGATAAAGAGATCTCAGCGAATGATTTTGAGCCGACTGAACATTTGTCTGATAAGCATCATATGGCGATTCCATGGCATGACTTTTTTACAAACGATAATTTCACCCCTGCGTATGAGGCTAATTTAGTAGAACGAGCAGCGATTGTCGGGCGAATTGGATTAATGATGCTTTCTTATGGAACGGGGGCATGGCGAGTCCGTGATTCAATGAATACAGTTGCCCGGACGTTGAAAATGACTTGTTCAGTCGATATTGGGTTAGTTTCCCTCGAATATACTTGTATGGATGCCCACCATAGTTACACGCAGGCAATATCTTTGCCAAGCACAAGCGTAAATACGACAAAACTTTCGCAGATGGAGCGATTTATTAAAGAATTTGACCAGAATGGGAGCGAGATGACAATTGGAGAAATCCACTCCCGTTTGGAAGAAATCGCTCACTCAAAAGGAAATTACGCTCCTTACCAAGTAGGACTAGCAGCTGCGCTGGCATGTAGCGCCTTCGTATTTCTGCTGGGGGGTGGACCAGTTGAAATGTTTTGTAGTTTTATCGGAGCTGGCCTCGGAAACTATGTCCGCCGTAAGATGATTGACCATCACATTACCTTATTTGCGGGAGTAGCGGTCGCGGTTGCAGTTGCGTGTCTTTCTTACCTGCTGGCCTTAAGTTTGATGCAATTAACATTTAATGTGAGTTCGCGTCATGAAGCAGGGTATATCGGCGCAATGCTGTTTATTATTCCGGGATTTCCATTTATTACTAGTGGCCTTGATATTTCAAAACTTGATATGCGGTCCGGGCTTGAACGGATGACCTATGCAATCGCAATTATTACAGTTGCTACATTGGTTGGGTGGATTGTAGCATTAATGGTTAACCTGCGTCCTGAGAATTTTCAAGCATTGCCCCTATCGGCATTAATGCTCTTTTTACTCCGGCTGCCAGCCAGCTTTTGTGGGGTATTTGGCTTCTCAATAATGTTTAACAGTACGCCTAAAATGGCAGCTATTGCCGGTTGTATTGGTGCGATTGCTAATACCTTACGCTTAGAATTAACGGACTTGACCGGAATACCGGCAGGAGCAGCCGCATTTTTAGGGGCGTTAGTTGCCGGGTTATTGGCATCGATTGTTAAACGTAAGATTCAATATCCGCAAATTTCAATCACGGTTCCATCGATTGTTATTATGGTCCCGGGACTTTATATGTATCGGGCAATGTATAATATCGGTTTAACTTCGATTAGTGTAGGAACGCTTTGGATGACCAAGGCGCTTATGATTGTTGTATTCTTGCCAATGGGATTGATTGCTGCTCGTATTCTTACAGATTCTAAGTGGCGACATAATGGATAG
- a CDS encoding LysR family transcriptional regulator, protein MNTRDLQYFAMLVKLKNYTQVAKYFNVSQPSITQAIRRLEQEFDTKLVRKDRVHRDEMITRSGQLLYEKALAINKKIDIAHQEIARSDQRQIKFGLPPIIGKMYISHIIGNLSKQLLQRIKIVSVGSHELLSELQAGKIDIAMLGSIAPIDQTGIFAELITARPFSIIVSADHPLAKKKAVSFQDLTNEIFINYDQQYVHKAAFQAYSTYAQINPQTAIYKVPNVSWIKELVRQNKGISLMVKDAVKDEPGIVALDIKDPIPEKFFISLATREDYILSDDEQQLITKLKEITPIA, encoded by the coding sequence ATGAATACTCGTGATTTACAATACTTTGCCATGTTAGTTAAATTAAAAAATTATACGCAAGTAGCAAAGTATTTTAATGTTTCTCAACCTAGTATTACCCAGGCAATTCGTCGCCTTGAGCAAGAATTTGACACAAAATTAGTGCGCAAAGATCGTGTTCATAGGGATGAAATGATTACGCGCAGTGGGCAGTTACTATATGAAAAAGCGTTGGCGATAAACAAAAAAATAGATATTGCCCATCAAGAAATAGCACGGTCCGATCAACGACAAATAAAATTCGGTCTTCCGCCAATCATTGGAAAAATGTATATTTCACACATTATCGGCAATCTTTCTAAGCAGCTTCTTCAACGAATAAAAATCGTTTCTGTGGGGTCTCATGAATTGCTAAGTGAATTACAAGCAGGAAAGATCGATATTGCCATGCTGGGGTCAATTGCGCCAATTGATCAAACCGGTATTTTTGCGGAATTAATAACTGCGCGACCATTTAGTATCATCGTAAGTGCTGATCATCCGCTTGCAAAGAAAAAGGCAGTTAGTTTTCAAGACTTAACGAACGAAATCTTTATTAATTATGACCAGCAATATGTGCATAAAGCTGCCTTCCAAGCTTATTCTACCTATGCCCAAATTAATCCACAAACGGCAATTTATAAGGTGCCAAATGTTTCCTGGATTAAAGAGTTGGTACGGCAAAATAAGGGAATTAGTTTGATGGTTAAAGATGCGGTAAAGGATGAACCAGGAATTGTTGCCCTCGATATTAAAGACCCAATTCCGGAAAAGTTTTTTATTTCGCTTGCCACACGGGAGGATTACATTTTAAGCGATGATGAACAGCAATTAATCACTAAATTAAAAGAAATTACTCCCATCGCTTGA
- a CDS encoding anion permease, with translation MKKLESVNYKGFIWPVIIGLILWFMTPIKPAAVPVAGWHMFALFVATIIACITRPLPIGGVSIIAFALTVLTKTVPMEKAIVGFGNASIWMIAMAFFIARGFIKTGLGRRIALNFVKAFGKRTLGLAYSLIGVDLILAPATPSNTARAGGVLYPIIESLSQSFGSDPKKGTERKIGSFLIFAEYHGDMITAAMFMTAMAANPLVQTLAKSNGVNITWVGWFLAALVPGIISLIIVPWLIYKMYPPEIKETPNAKQWAEDELSKMGAMTLPEKLMAVIFVIALVLWIVGSFIGIDATLAAFIALGLLLFCGVLSWQDVLHETGAWNTLTWFSVLVMMAGQLTTLGFIPWLSKTVGNSLHGMNWILVLVILIIAYFYSHYLFASSTAHVTAMYSAFLAVAISAHVPPMLAALMLGFFGNLMASTTHYASGPAPVLFGSGYVPQSKWWSLNLVLGIFYLVVWIGIGSLWMKVIGMW, from the coding sequence ATGAAAAAATTAGAAAGTGTAAATTATAAGGGGTTCATTTGGCCTGTTATTATTGGTTTGATTTTATGGTTTATGACTCCTATTAAACCGGCTGCCGTTCCAGTTGCTGGTTGGCATATGTTTGCTTTGTTTGTCGCTACAATCATTGCATGTATTACCCGTCCACTTCCAATTGGTGGTGTTTCAATTATTGCTTTTGCTTTAACTGTTTTAACAAAGACAGTTCCAATGGAAAAAGCAATTGTTGGTTTTGGGAATGCATCGATTTGGATGATCGCAATGGCCTTCTTCATTGCCCGGGGATTCATTAAGACCGGACTTGGTCGGCGGATTGCATTGAACTTTGTTAAGGCATTTGGTAAGCGGACTTTAGGACTTGCTTACTCCTTGATCGGTGTTGATTTGATTTTAGCACCAGCTACACCAAGTAACACTGCGCGTGCTGGTGGTGTTTTATACCCAATCATTGAATCATTGTCTCAATCGTTTGGTTCAGATCCTAAAAAAGGAACAGAACGTAAAATCGGTTCTTTCTTGATCTTTGCTGAATATCATGGTGATATGATTACTGCGGCAATGTTTATGACAGCCATGGCCGCTAACCCATTGGTTCAAACACTTGCCAAGAGTAATGGTGTAAACATTACTTGGGTTGGTTGGTTCTTAGCTGCCTTGGTACCAGGGATTATTTCCTTAATCATTGTTCCATGGTTGATCTACAAAATGTATCCACCTGAAATTAAGGAAACTCCTAATGCTAAGCAATGGGCAGAAGACGAACTCTCTAAAATGGGAGCAATGACTTTACCAGAAAAATTAATGGCTGTTATCTTTGTTATTGCCTTAGTTCTCTGGATTGTCGGAAGTTTTATCGGGATCGATGCAACACTTGCTGCATTTATTGCATTAGGGTTGTTACTCTTCTGTGGTGTGTTAAGTTGGCAAGATGTTCTTCATGAAACGGGAGCTTGGAATACTTTGACATGGTTCTCTGTTCTTGTTATGATGGCCGGTCAATTGACAACTTTAGGATTTATTCCATGGTTGAGTAAGACTGTTGGTAACTCGCTTCACGGTATGAACTGGATTTTGGTATTAGTGATCTTAATTATTGCTTACTTCTACTCACATTACCTATTTGCTAGTTCTACTGCTCACGTAACTGCAATGTATAGTGCATTCTTGGCTGTTGCTATTTCAGCTCATGTTCCACCAATGCTTGCAGCTTTGATGCTTGGTTTCTTCGGTAACTTAATGGCATCTACTACTCACTACGCTTCTGGTCCAGCTCCTGTTCTCTTTGGTTCAGGTTATGTTCCACAATCGAAGTGGTGGTCATTAAACTTAGTCCTTGGTATTTTCTACCTTGTCGTATGGATCGGTATTGGTAGTCTTTGGATGAAAGTTATTGGAATGTGGTAA
- a CDS encoding flavocytochrome c, with product MAEKFQPLSVSKLDNDYDVIVIGSGGTGLSAAIQANELGMKTVVLEKEEELGGNTNRASSGMNAAETNVQLQHGVIDNVADFYHETYQDGGRLNDKDMLGYFVYHTAPAIDWLADHGIKLDDITITGGMSRKRTHRPASMAPIGGFLVKSLLEVVQKENIPVFNKVRVNKLLQDDEGKVIGVEANADGLIKTIHAKAVILATGGFGASKEYMKRFRPDLADYKTTNQPGATGDGLKLAEGVGGELMQMDLVQVHPTVQQDNPHVYLIGEAVRGEGAILVNAEGNRFVNELNTRKIVSNAITALPEHSAYLIFDQGIRDHAKAIEFYDKVGLVVHGDTIEDLAKNLNMDPENLKKTVATWNEAVGNHDDKEFHRTTGMDRGITKPGFFAIHIAPAIHYTMGGIHINTKTQVLDGNGDVIKGLYAAGEVAGGLHGNNRVGGNSIAETIVFGRQAGQQVTVYARGLK from the coding sequence ATGGCTGAAAAATTCCAACCATTATCTGTAAGCAAGTTAGATAATGATTACGATGTTATTGTAATTGGTTCTGGTGGAACTGGTCTTTCCGCAGCAATTCAAGCAAACGAATTGGGAATGAAGACGGTCGTTCTTGAAAAGGAAGAAGAACTTGGTGGAAATACTAACCGGGCTTCTTCAGGAATGAACGCCGCTGAAACCAACGTGCAATTACAACATGGAGTAATTGATAACGTTGCCGATTTCTACCACGAAACATACCAAGATGGTGGACGTCTAAACGACAAGGATATGCTAGGTTACTTTGTATATCACACAGCCCCAGCAATCGACTGGTTAGCTGATCATGGGATTAAGCTTGATGACATTACAATTACTGGTGGAATGTCTCGCAAGCGTACTCACCGTCCAGCAAGTATGGCGCCAATTGGTGGTTTCTTAGTAAAGAGTTTATTGGAAGTTGTTCAAAAGGAAAACATTCCAGTATTCAACAAGGTTAGAGTTAACAAGCTCTTACAAGATGATGAAGGCAAGGTAATCGGTGTTGAAGCTAATGCTGATGGCCTGATTAAAACCATCCACGCAAAGGCTGTTATCTTAGCTACTGGTGGATTCGGTGCTTCTAAAGAATACATGAAACGGTTCCGCCCTGACCTTGCTGATTACAAGACTACCAATCAACCAGGAGCAACTGGTGATGGCTTGAAGCTTGCTGAAGGCGTTGGCGGTGAATTAATGCAAATGGATCTTGTACAAGTTCACCCAACTGTTCAACAAGATAATCCTCATGTTTACCTTATTGGTGAAGCTGTCCGTGGTGAAGGTGCAATCTTAGTTAATGCTGAAGGTAATCGGTTTGTTAACGAATTAAACACTCGAAAGATTGTTTCTAATGCGATTACTGCCCTTCCAGAACACAGTGCTTACTTAATTTTTGACCAAGGTATTCGTGACCATGCTAAGGCAATTGAATTTTACGATAAAGTTGGTCTTGTTGTTCATGGCGATACGATTGAGGATCTTGCAAAGAACCTCAACATGGATCCTGAGAACTTAAAAAAGACAGTCGCAACATGGAATGAAGCTGTTGGAAATCATGACGATAAAGAATTCCATCGGACAACAGGAATGGATCGTGGAATTACTAAGCCAGGATTCTTCGCAATTCATATTGCACCTGCAATTCACTACACTATGGGTGGTATTCATATTAATACAAAGACTCAAGTGCTTGATGGCAATGGGGATGTAATCAAGGGATTATACGCTGCAGGTGAAGTTGCTGGTGGTTTACATGGTAATAACCGTGTTGGTGGTAACTCAATTGCAGAAACAATTGTCTTTGGACGGCAAGCAGGTCAACAAGTAACTGTTTACGCCCGTGGCTTAAAGTAA
- a CDS encoding class II fumarate hydratase yields the protein MSEYRTEEDTLGPVKIPAEALWGPQTERSRNNFPTGQYMPLAIIRALLNIKKAAAQANMETKAISEEKGNLIVKAIDELLALSDEELRKDFPLKVYQTGSGTQTNMNTNEVVAHKAHEINPDIEILPNDDVNKGQSSNDTFPTAMNVVALEALDKLKPAVQHLIDELKVKEEKYMKTVKVGRTHLQDAVPLTFGQELSGYIASLEHDLDYIKTLEPTLDELAIGGTAVGTGLNAAEGMPEKIAEKLSEVYGLNLTADSNKFYGLANHSGLDVVHGALKTLAADMFKLAQDIRFLASGPRAGYGELNIPANEPGSSIMPGKVNPTQAEAVTMAALRVFGNDTVVTMASSQGNFEMNVYKPVLIDAFLESADLLTGTITGFADKMIHGMTVNEKRMEELVDNSLMTVTALSPHIGYHDSAKIAQAADKAGSTLKEAALKSGKLTEEQYDEWMDMLKMTNVDRDK from the coding sequence ATGTCAGAATACCGTACTGAAGAAGATACGTTAGGTCCTGTTAAAATCCCTGCTGAAGCATTATGGGGACCACAAACAGAACGGAGTCGGAATAACTTCCCAACCGGTCAATACATGCCATTAGCAATCATCCGTGCTTTATTGAACATTAAAAAGGCAGCGGCCCAAGCTAATATGGAAACTAAAGCTATCTCTGAAGAAAAGGGTAATTTAATCGTTAAAGCGATTGATGAATTACTCGCATTAAGTGATGAAGAATTGCGGAAGGACTTCCCATTAAAGGTTTACCAAACCGGTTCTGGTACCCAAACCAACATGAACACTAATGAAGTTGTTGCGCACAAGGCTCATGAAATTAACCCTGACATTGAAATCTTACCAAATGATGATGTTAACAAGGGTCAAAGTTCAAACGATACATTCCCAACTGCGATGAATGTGGTTGCTTTAGAAGCGCTTGATAAGTTGAAACCAGCTGTTCAACACTTGATTGATGAATTAAAGGTTAAGGAAGAAAAGTACATGAAGACTGTTAAAGTTGGACGTACTCACTTGCAAGATGCTGTTCCATTGACATTTGGTCAAGAACTTTCTGGTTACATTGCTTCCTTAGAACATGACCTTGATTACATTAAGACTTTGGAACCAACATTAGATGAATTGGCAATTGGTGGTACTGCTGTTGGTACTGGTTTGAATGCTGCAGAAGGAATGCCTGAAAAGATTGCTGAAAAGCTTAGTGAAGTTTACGGCTTAAACTTGACTGCTGATTCAAACAAGTTCTACGGTTTAGCTAACCACTCTGGTTTGGATGTTGTTCACGGTGCTTTGAAGACGTTAGCAGCCGACATGTTCAAGCTTGCTCAAGATATTCGTTTCTTGGCTTCTGGTCCTCGTGCAGGTTACGGTGAATTAAATATCCCAGCTAACGAACCAGGTTCATCAATCATGCCAGGTAAGGTTAACCCAACTCAAGCAGAAGCTGTAACAATGGCTGCTTTACGGGTATTCGGTAACGATACTGTAGTAACAATGGCTTCATCACAAGGTAACTTTGAAATGAATGTTTACAAGCCAGTATTGATTGATGCATTCCTCGAATCAGCTGATTTATTAACTGGAACAATTACTGGATTTGCTGACAAGATGATCCACGGAATGACAGTTAATGAAAAGCGGATGGAAGAATTAGTTGATAATTCATTAATGACTGTTACTGCCTTGTCACCACACATTGGTTACCATGACAGTGCTAAGATTGCTCAAGCTGCCGATAAAGCTGGTAGCACATTAAAAGAAGCTGCTTTGAAGTCTGGTAAGCTTACTGAAGAACAATACGATGAATGGATGGACATGCTTAAGATGACCAACGTTGATCGGGATAAATAA
- a CDS encoding malolactic enzyme, whose translation MLRKGMQMLNDPFKNKGTAFTIEERKKYGLLGLLPSCVRTIEEQADEIYRLYQSKNSRIEQRHLLMEVFNTNRTLFFYLMEKHIAEFMPVVYDPVIAEAIEQYNERYIKPQDAAYLSIEHPDLIKEELTDAADGRDIRLIVVTDAEGILGIGDWGVNGVDISVGKLMVYTAAAGIDPSQVLPVSIDAGTNNEKLLKSANYLGNRIKRVEGQPYFDFIDKFVDAVEGLFPKSLLHFEDFGRGTAARILDKYQDKILTFNDDIQGTGIIALAGVLGAMNISKEKLTDQTFLTFGAGTAGMGIAKMLYDELIRQGLTPEEAKKHFYLVDKQGLLFDDTPGLTPKQKPFTRQRSEFANADELTNLLAIVKAVHPTVMIGTSTQPGSFDEAVVKEVAAHTPRPVIFPLSNPTKLAEAKAADLLKWTDGKALIATGIPVKDIEYNGTVYQIGQANNALIYPGVGFGALAAEAKVLNDNMLAAAAHALSGLVDPEKPGAAVLPPVSKLTEFSKRVAELVAESAIDQGLAGDEITDAKKVVEEKIWKPRY comes from the coding sequence ATGTTGCGTAAAGGAATGCAAATGTTGAATGATCCCTTTAAGAATAAGGGAACTGCTTTTACAATTGAAGAACGAAAAAAGTATGGTTTATTAGGCTTGTTACCATCTTGTGTAAGAACGATTGAGGAACAGGCAGACGAAATCTACCGGTTATATCAATCTAAGAACTCACGGATTGAACAACGCCACCTGTTGATGGAAGTATTCAATACTAACCGTACGCTTTTCTTCTACTTGATGGAAAAACATATTGCGGAGTTTATGCCGGTTGTGTATGATCCCGTAATTGCTGAGGCGATTGAGCAATATAATGAACGTTACATTAAGCCGCAAGATGCTGCATATTTGAGCATTGAGCATCCTGACTTAATTAAAGAGGAACTTACTGATGCCGCCGATGGTCGTGATATTCGCCTCATCGTTGTTACAGATGCTGAAGGAATCCTTGGCATTGGTGACTGGGGTGTAAATGGGGTTGACATTTCTGTTGGGAAATTAATGGTTTACACGGCAGCGGCTGGAATTGATCCATCCCAAGTTCTCCCAGTTTCTATTGATGCAGGGACTAATAATGAAAAATTGTTGAAGTCCGCTAATTACCTAGGAAATCGAATTAAGCGGGTTGAGGGACAACCTTACTTTGACTTTATCGATAAGTTTGTTGATGCAGTTGAAGGATTGTTCCCTAAGAGTTTATTACACTTTGAAGATTTTGGTCGGGGAACGGCTGCACGGATTCTTGATAAGTACCAGGATAAGATTTTAACCTTTAATGATGATATTCAAGGAACCGGGATTATTGCCTTAGCTGGTGTGCTAGGAGCCATGAATATCTCAAAAGAAAAGTTAACGGACCAAACATTCTTAACATTCGGTGCAGGGACCGCTGGAATGGGAATCGCTAAGATGCTTTATGACGAATTGATCCGTCAAGGCCTGACCCCCGAAGAAGCAAAGAAGCACTTCTACCTTGTTGACAAGCAAGGATTATTATTTGACGATACGCCCGGCTTAACACCAAAGCAAAAGCCATTTACCCGTCAACGGAGCGAATTTGCTAATGCTGATGAATTAACTAATTTACTTGCGATTGTTAAGGCTGTTCATCCAACAGTAATGATTGGTACATCCACTCAGCCAGGAAGTTTTGATGAAGCGGTTGTAAAGGAAGTGGCAGCCCATACTCCACGGCCTGTTATTTTCCCACTTTCTAACCCAACTAAGTTAGCAGAGGCAAAAGCAGCCGACCTTCTCAAGTGGACTGATGGAAAGGCATTAATCGCAACGGGAATTCCGGTTAAAGATATCGAGTATAATGGAACTGTTTACCAAATTGGGCAAGCTAACAATGCGTTAATTTATCCCGGAGTTGGTTTTGGTGCCTTGGCTGCTGAAGCCAAAGTGTTAAATGATAATATGCTTGCTGCAGCTGCTCATGCTTTAAGCGGCTTAGTTGATCCTGAAAAGCCAGGAGCGGCGGTGTTGCCTCCTGTTTCTAAGTTAACAGAGTTTTCTAAGCGAGTAGCTGAACTAGTAGCCGAATCTGCTATCGACCAAGGCTTAGCAGGCGATGAAATTACTGATGCGAAGAAAGTGGTAGAAGAGAAAATTTGGAAACCACGATATTAA